One region of Pogona vitticeps strain Pit_001003342236 chromosome 1, PviZW2.1, whole genome shotgun sequence genomic DNA includes:
- the SRSF5 gene encoding serine/arginine-rich splicing factor 5 isoform X2, which produces MSGCRVFIGRLNPAAREKDVERFFKGYGRIRDIDLKRGFGFVEFEDPRDADDAVYELDGKELCSERVTIEHARARSRGGRGRGRYSDRFSSRRPRNDRRNAPPVRTENRLIVENLSSRVSWQPICVVGLMTRSACGLS; this is translated from the exons ATGAGCGGTTGTCGCGTCTTCATAGGAAGGCTGAATCCAGCTGCCCGAGAGAAAGATGTGGAGAGATTTTTCAAGGGATATGGACGCATCAGAGATATTGATCTGAAAAGGGGTTTTGGATTTGTG GAGTTTGAGGATCCAAGGGATGCTGATGATGCAGTCTATGAGTTGGATGGAAAAGAGCTTTGCAGTGAGAG AGTTACAATTGAACATGCAAGGGCTCGTTCAAGAGGTGGAAGAGGCAGAGGACGTTACTCTGACCGTTTTAGCAGCCGTCGCCCACGAAATGACAGAAG AAATGCTCCACCTGTCAGAACAGAAAATCGTCTAATTGTAGAAAATCTATCATCCCGAGTCAGCTGGCAG CCTATCTGTGTCGTTGGCCTTATGACGAGGAGTGCCTGTGGGTTATCCTAA